One window of Corynebacterium doosanense CAU 212 = DSM 45436 genomic DNA carries:
- a CDS encoding ATP-binding protein codes for MTSPYVPEIPRAYPVFVRSKKHSVLAGVASGLAGHLGVDVFYVRMALLAGTLISGLGVFVYAGLWIFTTASEEAPEPPDSRKLKPSTNLALAGLGVLAALLSALFFSGGSVALVIPLVVVGVGAFLAWQAYDRGASSGVGVVAFFVGAGLVIGGLGVTIVWWDTGGMAGSLAAVVLTLAGVVVLAGPAALRLWESAASSRAEKVAAEERAEIAARLHDSVLQTLALIQKRAEDPDEVARLARGQERELRGWLFDAGEKKNEQTVLAAVDKAAGEVEDMFGVRIAPVTVGEDRPLDETGKALVMAAREAMVNAAKHAGVDTVDVYAELVGGELSVFVRDRGRGFDPASVPGDRHGIADSIVARVEKAGGQASVTSAPGEGTEVVLTLTCGS; via the coding sequence ATGACTTCCCCGTACGTGCCCGAGATCCCCCGGGCCTATCCCGTCTTCGTGCGCTCGAAGAAACACAGTGTGCTGGCAGGTGTCGCCTCGGGGTTGGCCGGCCACCTGGGCGTGGATGTCTTCTACGTCCGGATGGCGTTGCTGGCCGGGACGCTGATCTCCGGGCTGGGGGTGTTCGTCTATGCCGGGCTGTGGATCTTCACCACCGCGTCAGAGGAGGCGCCGGAACCGCCGGACAGCCGGAAGCTCAAGCCGTCGACGAACCTGGCGCTGGCCGGGCTCGGTGTGCTCGCCGCGTTGTTGTCCGCGCTGTTTTTCTCCGGCGGGTCGGTGGCGCTGGTCATTCCGCTGGTCGTGGTGGGCGTGGGTGCCTTCCTCGCCTGGCAGGCGTATGACCGCGGCGCGTCGAGCGGAGTCGGCGTGGTGGCCTTCTTCGTGGGCGCGGGCCTGGTCATCGGTGGCCTGGGCGTCACCATCGTGTGGTGGGACACCGGCGGAATGGCGGGTTCGCTGGCCGCGGTGGTGCTCACCCTGGCCGGGGTCGTTGTGCTTGCTGGTCCCGCGGCGCTGCGGCTGTGGGAGTCCGCCGCGTCCTCCCGGGCGGAGAAGGTCGCCGCGGAGGAGCGGGCGGAGATCGCCGCGCGCCTGCACGATTCGGTGCTGCAGACCCTGGCGTTGATCCAGAAGCGTGCGGAGGATCCGGACGAGGTGGCCCGGCTGGCCCGCGGGCAGGAGCGGGAGCTGCGGGGATGGCTCTTCGACGCCGGGGAGAAGAAGAACGAGCAGACGGTGCTGGCGGCGGTGGATAAGGCGGCCGGCGAGGTGGAGGACATGTTCGGTGTGCGCATCGCGCCGGTGACGGTCGGCGAGGACCGGCCGCTGGACGAGACGGGCAAGGCCCTGGTCATGGCCGCGCGAGAGGCGATGGTCAACGCCGCCAAACATGCGGGGGTGGACACCGTCGACGTCTACGCGGAGCTGGTCGGCGGGGAGCTGTCCGTCTTCGTGCGCGACCGCGGACGGGGGTTCGATCCGGCTTCGGTGCCGGGGGACCGCCACGGCATCGCCGACTCCATCGTCGCCCGGGTGGAGAAGGCCGGTGGGCAGGCGAGCGTGACCTCCGCGCCGGGGGAGGGCACGGAGGTGGTGCTCACGCTAACGTGTGGTTCATGA
- a CDS encoding LuxR C-terminal-related transcriptional regulator: protein MRVFLVDDHSVFRAGVRAELAGRVEVVGDAGTVADAIAGIRETTPDVVLLDVHMPDGGGVAVLRSAPGPQYLALSVSDAAEDVISLIRAGARGYVTKNIEGSELAEAIARVHGGDAYFSPRLAGFVLDAFSGGDVVEDPVGEPTKIDDPAVDALTRRELEVLRLLARGYTYREIGKQLFISIKTVETHASNILRKTQQSNRHQLTRWANTHGLGD, encoded by the coding sequence ATGAGAGTCTTCCTGGTCGATGATCACAGCGTCTTCCGCGCCGGCGTGCGCGCCGAGCTCGCCGGACGGGTGGAGGTGGTGGGCGACGCCGGAACCGTGGCCGACGCCATCGCCGGGATCAGGGAGACCACCCCGGATGTCGTGCTTCTCGACGTCCACATGCCCGACGGTGGCGGCGTGGCCGTCCTGCGTTCCGCGCCGGGCCCGCAGTACCTCGCGCTGAGCGTCTCCGACGCCGCCGAGGACGTCATCTCGCTCATCCGGGCCGGCGCGCGCGGCTACGTGACCAAGAACATCGAGGGCTCTGAGCTGGCCGAGGCCATCGCCCGGGTCCACGGCGGCGACGCCTACTTCTCGCCGCGGCTGGCCGGATTCGTGCTCGACGCGTTCTCCGGCGGCGACGTGGTGGAGGATCCCGTGGGAGAGCCGACGAAGATCGACGACCCCGCCGTGGACGCCCTGACCCGCCGCGAGCTGGAGGTGCTGCGCCTGCTGGCGCGGGGGTACACCTACCGGGAGATCGGCAAGCAGCTGTTCATCTCCATCAAGACCGTGGAGACCCACGCCTCGAACATCCTGCGCAAGACGCAGCAGTCGAACCGCCACCAGCTGACCCGGTGGGCGAACACCCACGGGCTGGGGGATTAG